The genomic segment GTAGTGTTCGCGTCGACCTACAATTCAGGCGTGATGGCTCGCATCATCCTCATCGGATGGGGCGCCTCATTGATCGCTCGCGCCTTCCTGCCCCGCCCTCAGTCCGAATCTACGTCGTCGGCTTAGTCTCGCGGCCGACCGCGCCGAGATGGGTCCATCCGAACTTCGATGGGTACTTGAGTCCGTATCCCAGAACCCGATCGACCGCGATGTGATTCGCCCAGATCAGCGCAAACGGAATCAGAGTGTCATTCCGCACAAGCAGCGCGCAGAGCGCTAGCGTCGCCGGCAGCGTATATGCGTGGACCGCGTTGTAGATGCGCGAACCCCAGTAGGGCCCCGCGAAGTAGCCCAGCATCGAGAGATCGGGCACAAGCCACAGCACCACGAAGATCCACCAGCTTGCCCCAGTTCGCGAGTAGAGAATCGCCGTAAGCGCGGCGGTAGCCAGCCCCTCGCTGCGGAGAATGTAGAGAACCGATGCAGGCAGTCTGGTGTAGGCGCGCGGTGCAGCATCCTGGCAAGGAGATTGGCTCATAAGCAATCGATGGGCGAATCAGACGAAAGAGTCACAAAATCCATTTCAAATGAGAAAAGGGGAGAAGCCCTTTGGGCCCTCCCCTCTTCACCAGTCCGGAATGCTACTTCTTTGCGGGAGCGATGACGTCCTTCGCAGCCTTGGCCACGCGGAACTTCACAACGGTTTTGGCCTTGATCTTGATGGCCTGACCGGTCTGTGGGTTGCGGCCGATGCGGGCCTTGCGCTCAGCCTTCACGAGGCGGCCGATGCCCGGGATGATGAAGACACCGTTCTTCTTCGTTTCCTTGATGGCGGTCTCAGCTAGAAGGTCGAGGAATGCCCCAGCCTGCTTATTGGTCAGTTCCAGCTTCTCGGCCAGCTGCCGCGTAAGGGCGGTCTTGGTAAGTCCAGTTGCCATGCTTTTTGCTCTCCTTGTGGGCATGCCTTGAGGGCAGCCGATTGTTGCCTCGGTTTCCACCGGAATTCTTCACTGCGAAGAGCACTTTGAGGTGCCGCATGGCGGGCGCTGCTTTGAGGCAACCGTGTGCGAATCGCCTGTATCCATGCGGGTCCGGAGAACCCTGTCGTTGAAAACAATGCGGCTTGGGGCCGGTCCAAGTCAAGGTGAAAAGGCCGATTTCCACAGGTTTTCTTAGGTTTTTGTCGGAAATAAGCCGAAAATGCCCGTTTTTGACGATTTTTTCGGGCAAACGAGCTCGCGAAGTTACCTGGTTGGCTGCTCGCCCCTCCATGAATGCAGCCCGAATAAGACCTTCTTCTTTGGCTTCAGCGCTGCAGCGATCGGCGTGTTGAGCGCATCCACAATGGGCGCTACGAGCTGAAAATGCTTGACCACCGTCGCAGCGAGCCTCGGATCGAGCGCCGATTCCGAAGGCAAGGTCGCGCTCAGTCCCCATTGGCGGTTGCGGACCAGGTCCATTGCGGGGTGCTCTGCAGGAAATCCCTTGGGTGGTCTCGTTAACGCGTTTCCTTCAAATTCCGTGAAGGCCTTGCGCAGGGCGGGCCGCGCCAGCAGCTTGCGGAACGCAGCGTGATTGTCGAGCAGCCAGTAACGAATGGCAGCGAGCTGTTCCTTTTCGGGCATGTAGGCGCCTGCGGCAATCACGAGTTCCTTGGGGCTCACGTGGAAGTAGTAGCCGGCGCCGGAGGTCTTCTCCAGGCCTTGGTGCGACCACCACGCTGCGACGTGTGTCTTGTACGGGCGCTTGTCGTTTGAAAAGCGCGTGTCGCGATAGATGCGAAACAGAGATTTCTCTGCCGGTCGAACGTGGTCCGGAGCGAAGTCGAGCATCGCATCGGTGATCTTCCGGACCACGGCCAGCATGGGCTGTCGCAACAACTCCTCGAATTCAGACTTGCGGGGGGTGAACCACTCCCGATCGTTGTGGCGTGCCAGGTTGCGGAGGAACTTCAGAGCTTCAGGACGGAAGTAGGGATCAGCCGCTGCTAATGCAGGTTTTTTCTGGATAGCCATCGCAGAGTAGAGTTTACCGCGAGGATCTTCGAACCCTCACGCGCGCTGGAATGCGTGTCGGCTTCAAGTTTTGACAGACACTACGCAGGCCTAACGCGGGCGCAAACTGATTAGAGGCGGAGTATGGCGGGGCAACCACAGGAGCATCCGAAAAGGATGAGAACGATCTCGACAATTCTCGTAATGATTACGATGGCGCTGCTGACGCTGCTGATTGGCGCTCAGACCCACGAACTCGATCTCAAACCGGCGGACGGGTGGGTCGATACGAAAATCGACCTCGTCGCTGGAGATTCACTGCACATCACGGCGTCCGGCCATCTGCAGTACTCGACAGCTAAGCAGCCCAACGGGCCGGAAGGACTGCCACGCGGATACTGGGACCTGATCCGCCTGATGCCGTTCAATGACGGCGGTCGAGGAGCGCTGATCGGACGCATCGGGGATAGCGATGCGGCACGGCCATTTCTGATCGGGCCGGAGTTGACCATGCGGTCTCCTGTTGCCGGCCGTCTCTTTGTCGGTATCAATCAGCCGGCAAACGATTCCGTGACGGGCTCCTACGGCCTGAAGATTTCGTGCACGGCAGCTGCGAAAGCCGAAGCTCGCGCGGAGGTTACTGTAGCCGCGTTCACGCAGGAACTGATCGACTCGATTCCGCGCCGAGTGAGTGACGCGAGCGGCAACCTGGGCGACAGAGTGAACTTCGTGCTGATCGGATCGTCGGAACAGGTAAAGGCCGCGCTCAAGGCTGCGGGCTGGGTGGTGGTGGACCGCACCAGGAATGACGCGGTGCTGAGCGCTATCGTAGCTTCCGTCTCGAAACAGGGCTATGTCACGCTACCCATGAGCGAGTTGCTTCTTTTCGACCGCGTTCAGGACTATGGCTACGCCCAAGCTGATCCATTCCAGGTGGTTGCGTCGCGCCATCACTTCCGCATCTGGAAGGCGCCATTCCAGCTGAGTGGGCAGGAAGTGTGGGCAGGAGCCGGAATGCACGATGTCGGCTTCGACCGCGACCAGCGGACCAACGGCGTTACGCACAAAATCGATCCCGATAGCGACAAGGAGCGCGACTACATTCGCGACAGCCTGCTGCAAAGCGGCATGGTGATCAAGACCGACTACATCACGCCCACGGATCCGGTACTGAATGCAACGACCGCAACCGGAAGTGCCTACACGTCCGATGGGCGCACGCTGCTGGTGTATCTTGGCGAAGCCCAGCAGTAGTGCTTCCCCGATTCATCGCGTCTCTACGCCCACTCCGCTGTGTACTCCCAACGCGTAGACCGCAACGCAATGTATTGCGCCACCCGCGGTAGACTGCCCCGGTTGGGGGAGCTCCCATGCGGCAGCAGATGGTGCCAGATGATCAGGTCGCCGGCTTTGCCCGCGATAGGCACAAAGCCGGGCTCGCGCCTGATGGCGACGCGCGGGTCGGTACCCGCGGGCAGCATGCCCAGCCACTCATCCAGCCGCCGATGAAAACCGGGAATGCAACTGAAGGCGCCCTGTTCCGCAGGCGTGTCTGTGAGATACAGAATGCCTTGCACGCCAAACCGATGCGGGGGCGCAATTGTCGCGTCCCAATGCACATGCGGGCCGGGAAACTTCCAGTCGCCACGCTCAGGCGGATTAAGGCCACCCTGGTCGACGATTGCCCATAGGTCTTCGCGCCCCCAGAGCTGCGAAAACGCCTTGATGAGCCGTGGGGAGCGGCGATTTGCCAGAAATGCCGAATGCCGAAGCAGAGGCACCCAAATGGACACGCCGAACTTGCGTCCGTACCAGCTATTAGGGTTGGTAGGCGAGGCGTGGAGAAAGTCATAGATAGCCGCAGCGGCCTCATCGCGGTGGGCAGGTTCGACGGCGTCGTGCACAACTACGTAGCCTTTGTCGTCCCAGAAGGCCAGTTCCTCTGACGTCAGGCCTTCCACGCCATCGAGGCTGCCGATCGCAGAGCCGACGGTGTTGCCGGCGAGCGCGGCGCGCAACCGTGCGAGTTCGGCATCGTCCATTGCACCGCCATTGGTGGCGATGATCCAATCTTCGAACGCTTCGAAGCTTGGCCGCTTGATGGGATTGAAGAAGCGTGCGGTCTCCAGGACGTTCAGGTTCAGTCCCGCGAGCAATGTGCAGTCAAGATCGCGGTCGCCGCTAACTTCGCTCGGTCCTGTGCCCGCCGCATTTTTGCGCTGCCAGTAGCGGAAAAGATAGGGAATGCCGAGACGCCCAATCTTTTCCTCCGGCAGTGCGGCTGGGGAAGCAGAGGTCGATGCAGTGTCACTTTCGCTTGTGCTTGGGGATGTCACGGCATTCGAGTTCTCAGCGGATGACTTTGAGTGCAGCACGGAACAGCCCGTCAAAGTCGCCGGCCAGCGCCTTGTCTTTGCCGACGGCTTGTTCAATTGCCTTCTCCGATGCGGGACGCTGGTAGCCTAGATTGACGAGTGCTGAGAGAACATCGTCTACCGCAGCCCCCTGCACGGCCGAAGGCGATGGCGCAACGGCGAAGTCGTCCAGCTTGTCTTTGAGCTCGACTACGAGCCGCTCGGCAAGCTTCTTGCCCACACCGGGAATGCGCACGAGTTGAGCGTGATCCTGCGCGCGAATGGCCTGCACGGTGCGCTCGCTCGAGAGTCCGCTGAGGATTTTGATGGCGAGCTTCGGCCCCACGCCGCTCACCGTGATCAGCCGCTCAAACAGGCGCTTTTCTTCACGGTCGATGAAGCCGAAGAGCGCAATGGCGTCGTCGCTGACCTGTGTATGGATGTGCAGCGAGGCCTCTGCTGCTGCAGACGGAAGTGCCGTAAATGTGGGCACCGAGATGGTCACGTCATAGCCGACGCCGGCGCATTCGACGATGGCCTGGCCCGGCTCCTTATGAATGAGCTTCCCGCGGAGATG from the Occallatibacter riparius genome contains:
- a CDS encoding phytanoyl-CoA dioxygenase family protein, with product MTSPSTSESDTASTSASPAALPEEKIGRLGIPYLFRYWQRKNAAGTGPSEVSGDRDLDCTLLAGLNLNVLETARFFNPIKRPSFEAFEDWIIATNGGAMDDAELARLRAALAGNTVGSAIGSLDGVEGLTSEELAFWDDKGYVVVHDAVEPAHRDEAAAAIYDFLHASPTNPNSWYGRKFGVSIWVPLLRHSAFLANRRSPRLIKAFSQLWGREDLWAIVDQGGLNPPERGDWKFPGPHVHWDATIAPPHRFGVQGILYLTDTPAEQGAFSCIPGFHRRLDEWLGMLPAGTDPRVAIRREPGFVPIAGKAGDLIIWHHLLPHGSSPNRGSLPRVAQYIALRSTRWEYTAEWA
- the ruvA gene encoding Holliday junction branch migration protein RuvA, which encodes MIAHLRGKLIHKEPGQAIVECAGVGYDVTISVPTFTALPSAAAEASLHIHTQVSDDAIALFGFIDREEKRLFERLITVSGVGPKLAIKILSGLSSERTVQAIRAQDHAQLVRIPGVGKKLAERLVVELKDKLDDFAVAPSPSAVQGAAVDDVLSALVNLGYQRPASEKAIEQAVGKDKALAGDFDGLFRAALKVIR
- a CDS encoding DUF4260 domain-containing protein → MSQSPCQDAAPRAYTRLPASVLYILRSEGLATAALTAILYSRTGASWWIFVVLWLVPDLSMLGYFAGPYWGSRIYNAVHAYTLPATLALCALLVRNDTLIPFALIWANHIAVDRVLGYGLKYPSKFGWTHLGAVGRETKPTT
- a CDS encoding HU family DNA-binding protein gives rise to the protein MATGLTKTALTRQLAEKLELTNKQAGAFLDLLAETAIKETKKNGVFIIPGIGRLVKAERKARIGRNPQTGQAIKIKAKTVVKFRVAKAAKDVIAPAKK
- a CDS encoding DUF2461 domain-containing protein, whose protein sequence is MAIQKKPALAAADPYFRPEALKFLRNLARHNDREWFTPRKSEFEELLRQPMLAVVRKITDAMLDFAPDHVRPAEKSLFRIYRDTRFSNDKRPYKTHVAAWWSHQGLEKTSGAGYYFHVSPKELVIAAGAYMPEKEQLAAIRYWLLDNHAAFRKLLARPALRKAFTEFEGNALTRPPKGFPAEHPAMDLVRNRQWGLSATLPSESALDPRLAATVVKHFQLVAPIVDALNTPIAAALKPKKKVLFGLHSWRGEQPTR
- a CDS encoding LssY C-terminal domain-containing protein, which produces MRTISTILVMITMALLTLLIGAQTHELDLKPADGWVDTKIDLVAGDSLHITASGHLQYSTAKQPNGPEGLPRGYWDLIRLMPFNDGGRGALIGRIGDSDAARPFLIGPELTMRSPVAGRLFVGINQPANDSVTGSYGLKISCTAAAKAEARAEVTVAAFTQELIDSIPRRVSDASGNLGDRVNFVLIGSSEQVKAALKAAGWVVVDRTRNDAVLSAIVASVSKQGYVTLPMSELLLFDRVQDYGYAQADPFQVVASRHHFRIWKAPFQLSGQEVWAGAGMHDVGFDRDQRTNGVTHKIDPDSDKERDYIRDSLLQSGMVIKTDYITPTDPVLNATTATGSAYTSDGRTLLVYLGEAQQ